From one Pseudanabaena sp. FACHB-2040 genomic stretch:
- a CDS encoding AraC family transcriptional regulator, whose protein sequence is MQALLIEAESGGPNGRLYGDTLTTALAAHFVNHYSTASPLDFSSLKIIDRQRLGSVVDYIEAHLSEDIGLSDLALEAGLSKFHFSRLFKAATGLTPHKYLLKRRIEHAAQALQKRAMTLSEASYLFGFTDQSHFTRVFKQVKGMTPKQFVGIYPDTGSNSKASQQTEADFARIHARHTTGGKRL, encoded by the coding sequence ATGCAGGCGCTGCTGATCGAAGCTGAAAGCGGCGGCCCCAACGGTAGGCTCTACGGGGATACGCTCACTACCGCGCTGGCGGCGCACTTTGTAAATCACTACAGTACCGCTAGCCCGCTCGATTTTAGCTCCCTTAAGATCATTGACCGGCAACGGCTGGGCAGTGTGGTTGACTATATCGAAGCTCACCTGAGCGAGGATATCGGCCTTAGCGATCTGGCGTTGGAGGCGGGTCTGAGCAAATTTCACTTTTCTCGGTTGTTTAAAGCGGCAACTGGGCTCACGCCCCACAAGTACCTGCTGAAACGCCGCATTGAACACGCTGCCCAGGCCTTACAAAAAAGAGCAATGACTCTTTCTGAAGCCAGCTATCTGTTTGGCTTTACCGATCAGTCCCACTTTACCCGCGTATTTAAGCAGGTTAAGGGCATGACGCCAAAGCAGTTTGTGGGCATTTATCCGGATACAGGCTCTAACTCGAAGGCCTCACAGCAAACCGAAGCAGATTTTGCCCGTATTCACGCACGGCACACCACAGGAGGTAAGCGACTATAA